One genomic region from Arthrobacter sp. FB24 encodes:
- the hpaE gene encoding 5-carboxymethyl-2-hydroxymuconate semialdehyde dehydrogenase, with amino-acid sequence MTFTAAETTSHYVPQDLPSHIQHYINGEFVDSVGGKTFDVLDPVSNTNYATAAAGQKEDIDLAVAAAREAFSNGPWPKMKPRERARILNKIADAVEAQEERLAELETFDTGLPITQAKGQALRAAENFRFFADLIVAQFDDAMKVPGSQINYVNRKPIGVAGLITPWNTPFMLESWKLAPALATGNTVVLKPAEFTPLSASLWATIFKDAGLPDGVFNLVNGLGEEAGDALVKHPDVPLISFTGETTTGQTIFRNAAANLKGLSMELGGKSPCVVFADADLDAAIDSALFGVFSLNGERCTAGSRILVERAIYDEFCERYAARAKNIVVGDPHDPKTQVGALVHPEHFAKVASYVEIGKSEGRLLAGGGRPEGLPEGNYIAPTVFADVAPDARIFQEEIFGPVVAITPFENDDEALALANNTKYGLAAYIWTQNLTRAHNFSQNVEAGMVWLNSHNVRDLRTPFGGVKASGLGHEGGYRSIDFYTDQQAVHITLGTVHTPKFGA; translated from the coding sequence ATGACGTTCACTGCCGCAGAAACCACGTCCCATTACGTTCCGCAGGACCTTCCCAGCCACATCCAGCACTACATCAACGGTGAATTCGTTGACTCCGTGGGCGGTAAGACCTTCGACGTCCTGGATCCGGTTTCCAACACCAACTACGCCACCGCCGCCGCCGGCCAGAAGGAAGACATCGACCTCGCCGTCGCCGCCGCCCGCGAAGCCTTCAGCAACGGTCCCTGGCCGAAGATGAAGCCCCGCGAACGTGCCCGGATCCTGAACAAAATCGCCGACGCCGTCGAAGCCCAGGAAGAACGCCTGGCCGAACTGGAAACGTTCGACACCGGCCTGCCCATCACCCAGGCCAAGGGCCAGGCCCTGCGCGCGGCAGAGAACTTCCGTTTCTTCGCGGACCTGATCGTGGCCCAGTTCGACGACGCCATGAAGGTCCCGGGCTCGCAGATCAACTACGTGAACCGCAAGCCGATCGGCGTCGCCGGGCTCATCACCCCGTGGAACACCCCGTTCATGCTGGAGTCCTGGAAGCTCGCCCCGGCACTGGCCACCGGCAACACCGTGGTCCTCAAGCCCGCCGAATTCACGCCGCTCTCCGCCTCGCTGTGGGCCACCATCTTCAAGGACGCAGGCCTGCCCGACGGCGTGTTCAACTTGGTCAACGGCCTCGGCGAGGAAGCCGGCGACGCCCTGGTCAAGCACCCGGACGTCCCGCTGATTTCCTTCACCGGCGAGACCACCACCGGGCAGACGATCTTCCGCAACGCCGCCGCCAACCTCAAGGGCCTCTCCATGGAACTCGGCGGCAAGTCCCCCTGCGTCGTGTTCGCCGACGCCGACCTCGACGCCGCAATCGACTCCGCCCTCTTCGGCGTCTTCTCCCTCAACGGCGAACGCTGCACCGCCGGCTCCCGCATCCTGGTGGAACGCGCCATCTACGACGAGTTCTGCGAAAGGTACGCCGCCCGCGCCAAGAACATCGTCGTCGGCGACCCCCACGACCCCAAGACCCAGGTGGGCGCCCTGGTCCACCCGGAGCACTTCGCCAAGGTGGCCTCCTACGTGGAGATCGGCAAATCAGAAGGCCGGCTCCTCGCCGGCGGCGGACGCCCGGAAGGCCTGCCGGAAGGCAACTACATCGCCCCCACCGTGTTCGCCGACGTCGCCCCCGACGCGAGGATCTTCCAGGAGGAAATCTTCGGCCCCGTCGTCGCCATCACCCCGTTCGAGAACGACGACGAAGCACTCGCCCTCGCGAACAACACCAAGTACGGTCTGGCCGCCTACATCTGGACCCAGAACCTCACCCGCGCCCACAACTTCTCGCAGAACGTCGAGGCCGGCATGGTGTGGCTGAACAGCCACAACGTCCGCGACCTCCGCACCCCGTTCGGCGGCGTCAAGGCCTCCGGCCTGGGCCACGAGGGCGGCTACCGCTCCATCGATTTCTACACCGACCAGCAGGCCGTGCACATCACCCTCGGCACTGTCCACACCCCCAAATTCGGCGCCTAG
- the hpaD gene encoding 3,4-dihydroxyphenylacetate 2,3-dioxygenase: protein MSNVIPKPSVPAPDIVRCAYMEIVVTDLAKSREFYVDLLGLHVTEEDENNIYLRSLEEFIHHNLVLRKGPIAAVAAFAYRVKSPAEVDAAEAYYKELGCRTERRKEGFTKGIGDSVRVEDPLGFPYEFFYDVEHVERLTQRYDLYSAGELVRLDHFNQVTPDVPRGRKYLEDLGFRVSEDIQDSDGVSYAVWMHRKQTVHDTALTGGNGPRMHHVAFATHEKHNIIQICDKMGALRISDRIERGPGRHGVSNAFYLYILDPDGHRIEIYTQDYYTGDPDNPTITWDVHDNQRRDWWGNPVVPSWYTEASLVLDLDGNPQPVIVREEKSEMAVTVGADGFSYTRKDGSPEGDRTGFKLGVQV, encoded by the coding sequence ATGAGCAACGTCATCCCCAAGCCCTCCGTTCCGGCCCCTGACATCGTCCGCTGCGCGTACATGGAAATCGTGGTCACGGACCTCGCGAAGTCCCGCGAGTTCTACGTTGACCTCCTCGGCCTGCACGTCACCGAGGAAGACGAGAACAACATCTACCTGCGCTCCCTCGAGGAGTTCATCCACCACAACCTGGTGCTGCGCAAGGGACCCATCGCCGCCGTCGCAGCCTTCGCCTACCGGGTGAAGTCCCCCGCCGAGGTGGACGCCGCCGAGGCGTACTACAAGGAGCTCGGCTGCCGCACCGAACGCCGCAAGGAAGGCTTCACCAAGGGCATCGGCGATTCCGTCCGCGTCGAGGACCCGCTGGGCTTCCCGTACGAATTCTTCTACGACGTGGAGCACGTGGAACGCCTCACCCAGCGCTACGACCTCTACTCCGCCGGCGAACTGGTCCGGCTGGACCACTTCAACCAGGTCACCCCGGACGTTCCCCGCGGCCGCAAGTACCTCGAGGACCTCGGTTTCCGTGTCTCCGAGGACATCCAGGACTCCGACGGCGTCTCCTACGCCGTGTGGATGCACCGCAAGCAGACCGTCCACGACACCGCACTGACCGGCGGCAACGGCCCCCGCATGCACCACGTCGCGTTCGCCACCCACGAGAAGCACAACATCATCCAGATCTGCGACAAGATGGGCGCCCTGCGCATCAGCGACCGGATCGAACGCGGCCCCGGCCGGCACGGCGTGTCCAACGCCTTCTACCTCTACATCCTGGACCCGGACGGGCACCGCATCGAGATCTACACCCAGGACTACTACACCGGAGACCCGGACAACCCCACCATCACCTGGGACGTCCACGACAACCAGCGCCGCGACTGGTGGGGCAACCCCGTCGTCCCCTCCTGGTACACCGAGGCCTCCCTCGTCCTGGACCTCGACGGCAACCCGCAGCCCGTCATCGTCCGCGAGGAAAAGTCCGAGATGGCCGTGACCGTGGGCGCCGACGGCTTCTCCTACACCCGCAAGGACGGTTCGCCCGAGGGTGACCGGACGGGCTTCAAGCTCGGAGTCCAGGTCTAG
- the hpaH gene encoding 2-oxo-hept-4-ene-1,7-dioate hydratase, which yields MLDAKTIEAIADELLEAGRNRKPVPRLTSRYPEMTVEDSYAVQQLWRSRNEDAGRKLVGRKIGLTSKAMQAATGITEPDYGAIFDDMVLETGCSVQWDRYTHPRVEVELAFVLKDGLKGPGCTIFDVLNATDYVVPALEILDSRIEMEGRTIVDTIADNAAMGAMVVGGRPVKPDAVDLRWVSAILYKNQTVEETGVAAGVLDHPANGVHWLANKIAAHGDGMKAGDIILAGSFTRPLWVYKGDTVHADYGPLGVVTCRFE from the coding sequence ATGCTGGATGCCAAGACGATCGAAGCCATTGCAGACGAACTGCTGGAAGCCGGCCGCAACCGCAAGCCGGTGCCCCGCCTGACGTCCCGCTACCCGGAGATGACCGTGGAGGATTCCTACGCCGTCCAGCAGCTCTGGCGGAGCCGTAACGAGGACGCCGGCCGAAAGCTCGTCGGCCGCAAGATCGGCCTCACGTCCAAGGCGATGCAGGCCGCCACCGGCATCACCGAACCGGACTACGGCGCCATCTTCGATGACATGGTCCTCGAAACCGGCTGCTCCGTGCAGTGGGACCGGTACACGCATCCGCGGGTGGAGGTCGAGCTGGCATTCGTGCTCAAGGACGGGCTCAAAGGCCCCGGCTGCACCATCTTCGATGTCCTGAACGCCACCGACTACGTGGTTCCGGCCCTGGAGATCCTGGACTCCAGGATCGAAATGGAGGGCAGGACCATCGTGGACACCATCGCGGACAACGCCGCGATGGGCGCCATGGTGGTCGGCGGCCGCCCGGTGAAGCCGGACGCCGTGGACCTCCGCTGGGTCTCGGCCATCCTCTACAAGAACCAGACCGTTGAAGAAACCGGCGTGGCCGCCGGGGTCCTGGACCACCCCGCCAACGGAGTGCACTGGCTCGCCAACAAAATCGCCGCCCACGGTGACGGCATGAAGGCCGGAGACATCATCCTCGCCGGCTCCTTCACCCGCCCCCTCTGGGTGTATAAGGGCGACACCGTCCACGCAGACTACGGACCCCTGGGAGTTGTGACATGCCGCTTCGAGTAG
- a CDS encoding fumarylacetoacetate hydrolase family protein, whose product MEQVTDHLLAAARKVIAVHINYPSRAAQRGRTPEQPSYFLKPSSSLAIGSAEAPSTVERPAGCELLGYEGEIALIIGKPARRVGIEDAWSHVEWVTASNDLGVYDLRYADKGSNLRSKGGDGFTPIGPGLIAADAVNPAQLRIRTWHNGELVQDDTTEDLLFPFARLIADLSQLLTLEEGDIILTGTPAGASVAKPGDVIEVEVSTPDATTGRLATRVEEGTTPFADFGARPKTDDLQREEAYGSREAAGLAAVGPVLSPELKAKLESVCTATLSSQLRKRGLNNVSIDGLTSTRPEKRIVGLARTLRYVPNREDLFKTHGGGFNAQKKAIDSVNEGEILVMEARGEKGTGTIGDILALRAQVRGAAAVITDGGVRDFSAVAAMDMPTYYSNPHPAVLGRRHIPWDTDITIACGGTTVQPGDIIVADADGILVIPPALAEELADDSIAQEREEAFIAEMVQQGHSVDGLYPLNSEWRAKYDEWEGPAHD is encoded by the coding sequence TTGGAACAGGTCACCGACCACCTCCTGGCCGCGGCCCGCAAAGTCATCGCGGTGCATATCAACTACCCCAGCCGGGCAGCCCAGCGCGGCCGCACTCCGGAGCAGCCCTCGTACTTCCTGAAGCCGTCCTCCTCCCTGGCGATCGGGTCGGCAGAAGCCCCTTCAACGGTGGAGCGCCCGGCCGGATGTGAGCTCCTCGGTTACGAAGGCGAGATCGCCCTGATCATCGGCAAGCCGGCCCGCCGCGTGGGCATCGAGGACGCCTGGAGCCATGTCGAATGGGTCACCGCCAGCAACGACCTAGGCGTCTACGACCTCCGCTACGCGGACAAGGGCTCCAACCTCCGTTCCAAGGGCGGGGACGGTTTCACGCCGATCGGCCCGGGGCTGATCGCCGCCGACGCCGTGAACCCCGCACAACTGCGGATCCGCACCTGGCATAACGGCGAACTGGTCCAGGACGACACCACCGAAGACCTCCTCTTTCCGTTCGCCCGGCTCATCGCGGACCTGTCCCAGCTGCTCACCCTCGAAGAGGGCGACATCATCCTCACCGGCACCCCGGCCGGCGCTTCCGTCGCCAAGCCGGGCGACGTCATCGAGGTTGAAGTCAGCACTCCTGACGCGACCACCGGGCGGCTGGCCACCCGGGTGGAGGAAGGCACGACGCCGTTCGCGGACTTCGGCGCCCGCCCCAAGACCGATGACCTCCAGCGGGAGGAAGCATACGGTTCGCGGGAAGCGGCCGGGCTTGCCGCCGTCGGACCTGTCCTCTCGCCGGAGCTGAAGGCCAAGCTGGAAAGCGTCTGCACGGCCACGCTGTCCTCCCAGCTGCGCAAGCGCGGCCTGAACAACGTCAGCATCGACGGCCTCACCTCAACGCGTCCGGAGAAGCGGATCGTGGGCCTGGCCCGGACCCTGCGCTACGTGCCGAACCGCGAGGACCTCTTCAAGACCCACGGCGGCGGCTTCAACGCCCAGAAGAAGGCCATCGACTCGGTCAACGAGGGCGAAATCCTGGTGATGGAAGCCCGCGGCGAAAAGGGCACCGGCACCATCGGCGACATCCTGGCCCTCCGCGCCCAGGTCCGCGGCGCCGCCGCCGTCATCACCGATGGCGGCGTCCGTGACTTCTCCGCTGTGGCCGCCATGGACATGCCCACGTACTACTCCAACCCGCACCCCGCGGTGCTGGGGCGCCGGCACATCCCGTGGGACACCGACATCACGATCGCCTGCGGCGGCACCACCGTACAGCCCGGGGACATCATCGTGGCCGATGCGGACGGCATCCTGGTGATCCCGCCGGCCCTCGCCGAGGAGCTTGCGGACGATTCCATCGCCCAGGAACGCGAGGAGGCGTTCATCGCCGAGATGGTGCAGCAGGGCCACAGCGTGGACGGCCTCTACCCGTTGAACTCCGAATGGCGGGCCAAGTACGACGAATGGGAAGGCCCCGCACATGACTGA
- a CDS encoding FAD-binding monooxygenase → MQFHHHGYVSGDPRVQPAAGVGINRPTELPDEVDVLIVGTGPAGMLAAAQLSQFPGVTTRIVERRAGRLPIGQADGIQARSVETFQAFGFAERIIAEAYHITEMAFWKPDPADHSRIIRGARAVDDEMGISEFPHLIVNQARVLDYFAEFMANSPTRMAPDYGFEFRSLEVTGEGEYPVTVTLLHTAGPQEGREKVVRAKYVIGADGARSKVRDAIGCTLAGDAANHAWGVMDALAVTDFPDIRTKCAIQSGSGGSILLIPREGGFLFRMYVDLGEVDPNDKGAVRNTSIEEIIRKANEILHPYTLDVRNVAWHSVYEVGHRLTDRFDDVLPDQRGTRTPRVFITGDACHTHSAKAGQGMNVSMQDGFNLAWKLGHVLEGRSPESLLTTYSDERQVIAKNLIDFDKEWSTMMAKKPEEFESPSELEDFYVSTAEFPAGFMTQYAPSMLTGGTGHQDLAAGFPVGKRFKSAPVVRVCDTNPMQLGHHATADGRWRIYVFADAAAPAAGQQGVPSAVADFAEWIAQAPDSPLAATPSGADLDAWFDVKVIYQQPHTDIDINAVPAVFKPQVGPFQLTDYEKVYATDPKADIFELRGLDRGGVIVVVRPDQYVANVLPLAATAELGAFFAPLLATGRAAAV, encoded by the coding sequence GTGCAATTCCACCATCACGGTTACGTATCCGGTGACCCGCGAGTCCAGCCGGCAGCAGGCGTAGGCATCAATCGGCCTACTGAGCTTCCTGATGAAGTGGACGTCCTGATTGTCGGCACAGGCCCTGCCGGCATGCTGGCCGCCGCCCAGCTGTCCCAGTTCCCGGGCGTCACCACGCGGATCGTGGAACGCCGTGCCGGCAGGCTGCCCATCGGCCAGGCAGACGGCATCCAGGCGAGGAGCGTCGAGACCTTCCAGGCCTTCGGCTTCGCCGAGCGGATCATCGCCGAGGCGTACCACATCACCGAAATGGCGTTCTGGAAGCCGGACCCGGCCGACCACTCGCGCATCATCCGGGGAGCCCGCGCGGTGGACGACGAGATGGGGATCAGTGAGTTCCCGCACCTCATCGTCAACCAGGCCCGCGTGCTGGACTACTTCGCTGAATTCATGGCGAACTCGCCTACCCGCATGGCGCCTGACTACGGCTTTGAGTTCCGGAGCCTGGAGGTCACCGGCGAGGGCGAGTATCCGGTCACGGTGACCTTGCTTCACACTGCAGGCCCCCAGGAAGGCCGGGAGAAGGTTGTCCGGGCCAAATATGTGATTGGTGCAGACGGCGCGCGCAGCAAGGTACGCGATGCGATTGGCTGCACCCTGGCCGGCGACGCCGCCAACCACGCCTGGGGTGTTATGGACGCCCTGGCCGTCACCGACTTCCCCGATATCCGCACAAAGTGCGCCATCCAGTCCGGGTCGGGCGGAAGCATCCTGCTCATCCCGCGCGAAGGCGGCTTCCTGTTCCGCATGTATGTTGACCTCGGCGAGGTGGACCCGAACGACAAGGGCGCCGTGCGCAACACTTCCATCGAAGAGATCATCCGCAAGGCGAACGAGATCCTCCACCCGTACACGCTCGACGTCCGAAATGTCGCGTGGCACAGCGTGTACGAGGTGGGCCACCGGCTCACTGACCGGTTCGACGACGTCCTCCCGGACCAGCGGGGCACCCGCACGCCGCGCGTATTCATCACCGGCGACGCCTGCCACACGCACAGCGCCAAGGCCGGCCAGGGCATGAACGTCTCCATGCAGGACGGTTTCAACCTGGCCTGGAAGCTTGGCCACGTCCTCGAGGGCCGCAGCCCGGAAAGCCTGCTGACCACGTACTCGGACGAACGTCAGGTCATCGCCAAGAACCTCATCGACTTCGACAAAGAGTGGTCCACGATGATGGCGAAGAAGCCTGAAGAGTTCGAGAGCCCTTCCGAGCTTGAGGACTTCTACGTCAGCACCGCCGAGTTCCCGGCCGGATTCATGACCCAGTACGCCCCGTCGATGCTCACCGGCGGCACCGGACACCAGGACCTGGCCGCCGGTTTCCCCGTCGGCAAGCGCTTCAAGTCAGCGCCCGTCGTGCGGGTCTGCGATACCAACCCCATGCAACTCGGACACCACGCCACAGCCGACGGACGGTGGCGCATCTATGTCTTCGCCGACGCCGCCGCGCCGGCAGCGGGACAGCAGGGTGTCCCCTCAGCAGTGGCCGACTTTGCCGAGTGGATTGCGCAGGCGCCGGACTCGCCGCTGGCCGCCACGCCGTCGGGCGCCGACCTCGACGCATGGTTCGACGTGAAGGTGATCTACCAGCAGCCCCACACGGACATCGATATCAACGCAGTGCCGGCGGTGTTCAAGCCGCAGGTTGGCCCGTTCCAGCTGACGGATTACGAGAAGGTGTACGCCACCGATCCGAAGGCTGACATCTTCGAGCTGCGCGGCCTGGACCGCGGCGGCGTGATCGTGGTGGTTCGCCCGGACCAATACGTGGCCAACGTCCTGCCCCTGGCTGCGACGGCGGAACTCGGTGCGTTCTTCGCACCCCTCCTGGCTACGGGACGGGCCGCGGCAGTCTAG
- a CDS encoding GntR family transcriptional regulator, producing MDTAGELKHVWVRRQLQDLVATRLRPGDALLGERQLEEQFGVSRITVRRAISDLVQDGALVRIKGKGTFVSHGLVRSTLHLASFNEDMRAAGFEPSTKVITAATAEPPAAAAEHLGLPPGQAAYQVRRLRLANGAPVSVDESWLPPPLLPDLLAEDLTGSLYRVLAASGHPVQHVEQTVEAAAASEDTAVLLDIEPGAPVLLFRRRSFTGQEDPGTPIEYSISTYRSDRYQVSMRLAL from the coding sequence ATGGATACGGCGGGGGAACTCAAACACGTCTGGGTGCGCAGGCAGCTCCAGGACCTCGTGGCCACCAGGCTGCGGCCCGGGGACGCGCTGCTGGGGGAACGCCAGCTGGAGGAACAGTTCGGGGTGTCGCGCATTACGGTGCGGCGGGCAATCTCGGACCTCGTCCAGGACGGGGCACTGGTCCGGATCAAGGGCAAGGGGACCTTCGTCTCGCACGGGCTGGTTCGTTCAACCCTCCATCTGGCCTCCTTCAATGAGGACATGCGGGCTGCCGGCTTCGAACCCAGCACCAAGGTCATCACGGCCGCGACGGCGGAGCCGCCCGCCGCGGCGGCCGAGCACCTGGGGCTGCCTCCGGGGCAGGCGGCCTACCAGGTACGCAGGCTGCGCCTCGCAAACGGGGCACCCGTCAGCGTTGACGAATCCTGGCTGCCGCCCCCGCTCCTGCCGGACCTGCTCGCCGAGGACCTGACTGGCTCGCTTTACCGGGTCCTCGCTGCCTCCGGGCATCCGGTGCAGCATGTGGAACAGACCGTCGAGGCTGCCGCCGCATCGGAGGACACCGCGGTCCTGCTGGACATCGAGCCCGGGGCCCCCGTGCTCCTCTTCAGGCGCCGCTCCTTCACCGGCCAGGAGGATCCGGGCACGCCCATCGAGTACTCCATCTCGACGTACCGCTCAGACCGGTACCAGGTGTCGATGCGGCTGGCGCTCTGA
- a CDS encoding PTS sugar transporter subunit IIA: MSTADMSTADVEAAPAGAISVASPLPGRLIPLGEVPDPVFAKGLVGGGAAVIPDDDAGVLTAVAPLDGRVIKVMPHAYIVQHASGPAVLVHVGIDTVGLKGEGFSVLAQKGDQVRAGDPMISVDVTFVRSNNLSMCSPVVVLDSKADAVELPASGGRVEAGGHLFNLPGQ, from the coding sequence GATATGAGCACGGCGGACGTGGAGGCTGCGCCGGCCGGGGCCATCAGCGTGGCCTCGCCCCTGCCCGGCCGGCTCATCCCGCTGGGCGAAGTGCCGGACCCCGTGTTCGCCAAGGGGCTCGTCGGCGGAGGCGCCGCCGTCATCCCGGACGACGACGCCGGGGTGCTCACCGCCGTCGCACCGCTGGACGGCCGGGTCATCAAAGTCATGCCGCACGCCTACATCGTCCAGCACGCCTCGGGACCCGCAGTGCTGGTCCACGTCGGCATCGACACGGTGGGCCTGAAGGGCGAAGGCTTCAGCGTACTGGCGCAGAAAGGGGACCAGGTCCGGGCCGGAGACCCCATGATCAGCGTCGATGTCACGTTCGTCCGCTCGAACAACCTGAGCATGTGCAGCCCCGTGGTGGTCCTGGACAGCAAAGCGGATGCCGTTGAACTGCCGGCTTCCGGCGGCCGCGTGGAAGCGGGCGGACACCTGTTCAACCTGCCCGGACAATAG
- a CDS encoding prephenate dehydratase has product MAQKIAYQGEPGANSNIACAQMFPELESIPCASFEDAFELVSGGEADLAMIPIENSIAGRVADIHILLPQSRLQIVGEFFLPIHFDLLGIPGSTIEGATEVHSHIHALGQCRRLIRSAGLKPVIAGDTAGSAREVSEWNDPAKLSLAPPLAAQIYGLEVLASRVEDDPSNTTRFVVLAPEKELPSREALPGPAVTSLLFRVRNVPSALFKALGGFATNGVNMTRLESYMVGNEFAATMFMADVEGHPEDLPVRLALEELDFFTTAVRILGVYAAAEYRTGQAVAG; this is encoded by the coding sequence ATGGCCCAGAAGATTGCGTACCAAGGTGAACCCGGCGCTAATTCCAATATTGCGTGCGCCCAGATGTTCCCGGAGCTGGAGAGCATCCCGTGCGCCAGCTTCGAGGACGCCTTCGAGCTGGTATCCGGCGGTGAAGCCGACCTGGCCATGATTCCGATCGAGAACTCGATCGCGGGACGGGTGGCGGACATCCACATCCTGCTCCCCCAGTCCCGCCTGCAGATCGTGGGCGAGTTCTTCCTGCCCATCCACTTCGACCTGCTGGGCATCCCCGGCAGCACCATCGAAGGCGCCACGGAGGTCCACAGCCACATCCACGCCCTGGGCCAGTGCCGGCGCCTCATCCGCAGCGCCGGCCTGAAGCCTGTCATTGCCGGGGACACTGCAGGCTCTGCCCGGGAGGTGAGCGAATGGAACGATCCTGCCAAACTTTCCCTCGCTCCCCCGCTCGCGGCACAGATCTACGGCCTGGAGGTGCTCGCCTCGAGGGTTGAGGATGACCCCTCCAACACCACCCGGTTCGTGGTCCTGGCGCCGGAAAAGGAACTGCCCTCCCGGGAGGCGTTGCCGGGACCGGCCGTGACCAGCCTCTTGTTCCGAGTCCGCAACGTCCCCTCCGCGCTCTTCAAGGCCCTCGGCGGATTTGCCACAAACGGCGTGAACATGACCCGGCTGGAAAGCTACATGGTGGGCAACGAGTTTGCCGCCACCATGTTCATGGCCGACGTCGAAGGCCACCCCGAGGACCTGCCCGTCCGGCTGGCCCTCGAGGAACTGGACTTCTTCACCACCGCAGTGCGCATCCTGGGCGTCTATGCCGCCGCCGAATACCGGACAGGGCAGGCAGTCGCCGGCTGA
- a CDS encoding GntR family transcriptional regulator has translation MTETVVAGSKSEQAYAAVKARIVDGTYSPGYRLVLAKIAEDLGVSVVPVREAIRRLEAEGLVTFERNVGATVSGIDPTEYLYTMQTLSIVEGAATALSAPLIGSADVARARAVNEEMRECLEHFDPVRFTRLNQDFHSVLFEHCPNPHILDLVHRGWNRLASLRSSTFRFVPGRARDSVDEHEALLRLIESGAGADEIEKAARLHRSATLDAYLAQATSTEQQTAQQ, from the coding sequence ATGACTGAAACAGTGGTGGCCGGTAGCAAGTCCGAGCAGGCGTACGCGGCCGTCAAGGCCCGGATCGTGGACGGCACCTACTCCCCCGGTTACCGGCTGGTGCTGGCAAAAATTGCCGAGGACCTGGGCGTCAGCGTGGTGCCCGTCCGCGAAGCCATCCGCCGGCTCGAGGCCGAAGGGCTGGTCACGTTCGAGCGGAACGTCGGAGCCACCGTGTCCGGCATCGACCCCACCGAGTACCTCTACACCATGCAGACCCTGAGCATCGTCGAAGGTGCCGCCACGGCTCTCTCGGCTCCACTGATCGGGTCGGCGGACGTGGCCCGGGCCCGGGCCGTCAACGAGGAAATGCGCGAATGCCTCGAGCACTTCGACCCCGTCCGCTTCACCCGGCTGAACCAGGACTTCCACAGCGTCCTGTTCGAGCACTGCCCCAACCCGCACATCCTGGACCTGGTCCACCGGGGCTGGAACCGGCTAGCTTCGCTGCGGTCCTCCACGTTCCGGTTCGTCCCCGGCCGCGCCCGCGACTCCGTGGACGAACACGAGGCCCTGCTCCGGCTCATCGAATCCGGTGCGGGGGCCGACGAAATAGAAAAGGCGGCCCGCCTGCACCGCAGCGCCACCCTGGACGCCTACCTGGCCCAAGCCACCTCCACCGAACAACAGACCGCACAGCAGTAA
- a CDS encoding aldolase/citrate lyase family protein, producing MPLRVEPDATFRHALAAASRPLMGMWVCSGSPLVAELCAGAGLDWLLIDAEHSPNGLESVLAQLQAVHGYPVQAMVRPPVNDTVLIKQYLDLGVQNLLVPMVNSAAEAEAAVAATRYPPHGVRGVGSALARASRWNRIPDYLARASETVSVTVQIESEAAVAAVENILAVDGVDAIFLGPSDLAASMGVLGQQEHPQVRAAVEHCLTAAKAAGKPAGVNAFNPATARSYLAAGATFVLVGADVALLARGTEALAAEYIRPEPVVEPPHTPASY from the coding sequence ATGCCGCTTCGAGTAGAACCGGACGCCACGTTCCGCCACGCCCTCGCCGCCGCCAGCCGGCCGCTCATGGGGATGTGGGTGTGCTCCGGCAGCCCCCTGGTGGCCGAACTCTGCGCGGGGGCCGGCCTGGACTGGCTGCTGATCGACGCCGAGCACAGCCCCAACGGGCTCGAATCCGTCCTCGCCCAGCTGCAGGCCGTCCACGGCTACCCGGTCCAGGCCATGGTCCGGCCGCCGGTCAACGACACCGTGCTGATCAAGCAGTACCTGGACCTGGGCGTCCAGAACCTGCTGGTACCCATGGTGAACTCCGCCGCGGAGGCCGAAGCCGCAGTGGCCGCCACCCGGTACCCGCCCCACGGGGTCCGCGGTGTGGGCTCAGCCCTGGCCCGGGCCTCGCGGTGGAACCGCATCCCGGACTACCTCGCCCGCGCCAGCGAAACCGTCAGCGTCACCGTCCAGATCGAATCCGAAGCCGCGGTCGCCGCCGTGGAGAACATTCTGGCAGTCGACGGCGTGGACGCCATCTTCCTGGGCCCCTCCGACCTCGCCGCCTCCATGGGCGTGCTGGGACAGCAGGAACACCCCCAGGTGCGCGCCGCCGTCGAACACTGCCTCACCGCCGCCAAAGCGGCAGGCAAACCAGCCGGAGTGAACGCCTTCAACCCCGCCACCGCCCGCAGCTACCTCGCGGCCGGCGCCACATTCGTGCTGGTGGGCGCCGACGTCGCCCTCCTGGCCCGCGGCACCGAAGCCCTCGCCGCCGAATACATCCGTCCGGAACCGGTGGTTGAGCCGCCCCACACCCCAGCCAGCTATTGA